From a region of the Paenibacillus sp. FSL R10-2734 genome:
- a CDS encoding DUF4181 domain-containing protein — translation MIIPFLLLILAFSGFFLRIWIVGPDKEKLSDDGNELNIKGKLILGLIGLISAIVIMIADGVQGMGMKWFWIVFIIITLGFHSFIDWKFLKHTKQHIVSLILLVEGVVLVYFLF, via the coding sequence ATGATCATTCCATTTTTATTATTAATTCTTGCTTTTTCTGGTTTTTTTCTAAGGATATGGATTGTTGGCCCGGATAAAGAAAAACTTTCTGACGACGGTAATGAGCTAAATATAAAAGGTAAATTAATACTCGGACTTATTGGATTAATTTCGGCAATTGTCATAATGATAGCTGATGGCGTACAGGGGATGGGAATGAAGTGGTTTTGGATTGTATTCATAATTATTACCCTAGGATTTCATTCATTTATTGATTGGAAATTTTTAAAGCATACGAAACAACATATCGTTTCACTGATTTTGTTAGTCGAAGGTGTGGTGTTAGTTTATTTTCTTTTCTAA
- a CDS encoding MFS transporter, whose product MNENQMPWRERISYGLGDTASNLIFQMTTLYLMYFYTDVFGLNPGAVAVVFLVARVIDAIAEPFIGVMIDRTQTKWGKCRPYFLWLAVPFSLTAVLMFLTPDFGDTGKLVYAYISYTVLGIMYSGINLPLSAILPSLTSNSNERTVINTVRMIFAVIGVVTVSAGTMPLVKAFGGGDQAKGFLVTMILFSSIALLLFLNMFANTKERVKAIDEKPLPMREGVKALKGNVPWLIMLLMSLFLWITTSIQGQTSIYYMTYYMKKPELIPIVNSMQLLMIFSMVIAPFIVKKIGKRNTIIIGSVVSIIGYLIAITGGNALSVPVLLAGLLISGLGMGVGAGLIFAMMADTVDYGEWKSGVRAQGLLYSAASFGVKVGMGLGGALGGLILSMGGYVANSTAQSESALAAISFNYLWAPIIGQIIMITLLLFYRLDKDQPVMIRELEERRNASIAM is encoded by the coding sequence ATGAATGAGAATCAAATGCCATGGAGAGAGCGCATCAGTTACGGACTTGGCGATACTGCATCAAATCTGATTTTCCAGATGACCACACTTTACCTCATGTACTTCTATACGGATGTGTTTGGTCTAAACCCTGGTGCAGTAGCTGTAGTATTTCTTGTTGCACGTGTTATAGATGCAATCGCGGAGCCTTTTATTGGTGTGATGATTGACCGCACTCAAACGAAATGGGGGAAATGCCGACCCTATTTCCTTTGGCTTGCTGTTCCTTTCAGCTTGACTGCAGTACTTATGTTTTTAACTCCGGATTTTGGTGATACGGGTAAACTTGTATACGCATACATTTCGTACACCGTGCTCGGTATTATGTATTCCGGTATTAATCTACCACTATCAGCGATCCTGCCAAGTCTGACTAGCAATTCTAATGAACGTACAGTGATCAATACGGTTCGCATGATTTTCGCCGTGATTGGGGTTGTTACAGTTAGTGCCGGAACGATGCCGCTTGTGAAAGCTTTTGGTGGTGGGGATCAAGCAAAGGGTTTTCTGGTCACCATGATCTTATTCTCAAGCATTGCACTGCTGCTCTTTCTAAACATGTTTGCCAACACTAAAGAACGTGTAAAAGCCATTGATGAGAAGCCGCTTCCGATGCGAGAAGGTGTAAAGGCCCTCAAAGGGAATGTTCCTTGGTTGATCATGCTTCTGATGAGCTTGTTCCTGTGGATCACTACTTCGATCCAAGGACAGACCAGCATTTATTACATGACCTATTATATGAAAAAGCCAGAACTTATTCCTATCGTAAACTCAATGCAATTATTGATGATATTTTCGATGGTAATTGCTCCTTTTATAGTTAAAAAAATCGGGAAAAGAAACACAATTATTATAGGATCAGTGGTCTCTATCATTGGCTACCTTATCGCCATTACTGGGGGAAATGCACTTTCTGTTCCGGTGCTGTTGGCAGGGCTACTTATAAGCGGGCTTGGCATGGGAGTAGGGGCGGGGCTGATTTTTGCAATGATGGCCGACACGGTTGATTATGGGGAGTGGAAATCAGGCGTTCGGGCACAAGGCCTACTTTATTCAGCTGCTAGCTTTGGGGTTAAGGTGGGAATGGGACTCGGGGGAGCACTTGGTGGCTTGATATTGTCGATGGGTGGTTATGTAGCTAATTCCACGGCGCAGTCAGAATCCGCATTAGCCGCGATTTCATTTAACTATTTATGGGCACCGATTATTGGCCAAATCATTATGATTACTCTGCTGTTGTTCTATCGTCTAGATAAGGATCAACCCGTTATGATACGTGAGCTCGAGGAACGTCGCAATGCTTCTATTGCAATGTAG
- a CDS encoding phosphatase PAP2 family protein has translation MTTKGTKRFIWGFLILWVMLMTIFTFNDLNLSKALYNEHESRFGWFFEVYGEHPAFLVLLAASSILFSKVRNERIVKKVVVRLVSGLFILLSGFSIISLALMRGYGLAGNNVMLISLAIAVLIAILSQWLLNRISVQTLSQYNRAAWAAFVIVFAEILLVNVLKIFWGRMRFRNMEGDYSMFTSWFLPQGIQENGVTTEAYKSFPSGHSANGWTMMLWMLFMPFASKWRNFMLVCAVAWGICTSTSRVIMGAHFATDVLFGAFITITCMLLVCKLFKVDLYPNSQHNVSVLLKDKNTPYFR, from the coding sequence ATGACGACGAAGGGGACAAAACGTTTTATCTGGGGATTTCTTATATTATGGGTGATGTTAATGACGATCTTTACGTTTAATGATCTGAATCTATCCAAAGCGTTGTACAACGAACATGAATCTAGGTTTGGTTGGTTTTTTGAGGTGTATGGAGAACATCCAGCTTTCCTAGTGTTATTGGCAGCTAGCAGCATACTCTTCAGTAAGGTTAGAAATGAACGGATAGTGAAGAAGGTTGTGGTCCGGTTGGTATCTGGATTATTCATCCTTCTTAGTGGATTTAGTATTATATCCCTCGCTCTCATGCGTGGGTATGGGCTGGCTGGGAACAATGTGATGCTCATCAGCTTAGCTATAGCAGTACTGATCGCAATTTTGTCGCAATGGCTATTAAATCGTATATCTGTTCAAACGCTAAGCCAGTATAACCGTGCTGCTTGGGCAGCCTTTGTGATCGTATTTGCGGAGATCCTCCTTGTAAATGTCCTCAAAATCTTTTGGGGTAGGATGCGTTTTCGTAATATGGAAGGTGATTATTCAATGTTTACGAGCTGGTTTCTCCCCCAAGGCATTCAAGAGAACGGCGTCACAACGGAAGCTTATAAGTCTTTTCCTTCGGGTCACTCTGCCAATGGCTGGACCATGATGCTGTGGATGCTGTTTATGCCTTTCGCAAGCAAATGGCGCAACTTCATGCTGGTCTGTGCAGTGGCGTGGGGGATTTGCACATCGACTAGCCGCGTGATCATGGGAGCTCATTTTGCGACGGATGTACTCTTTGGAGCCTTTATCACGATCACATGTATGCTACTTGTCTGTAAGCTCTTTAAGGTTGATCTGTACCCTAACAGTCAGCATAACGTATCCGTTTTGCTAAAAGATAAAAATACCCCCTATTTCCGATAA
- a CDS encoding glycoside hydrolase family 3 N-terminal domain-containing protein, with amino-acid sequence MIDLKAKPFHLDDEGIKWVEQTLGSLDLPGKVGQLFCPIGFTDDKAQLALLTQGIKIGGIMFRPGPGEMVQETHRYLQDTSDIPLLIAANLEAGGNGSVAEGTFFGKQLQVAATDNTEMARKLGIIAAREGGAVGCNWAFAPILDIDYNFRNPITNVRTFGSDPQRVARMSKAYTEAIQEHGMAVSIKHFPGDGVDERDQHLLTSINSLSVEEWDATFGKVYADCIDAGAHTVMVGHIAHPAYSKQLRSGITDLEIMPATLAPELLNDLLRNKLGFNGLITTDATPMAGFTMAMKRELAVPSSIAAGCDMFLFNKSLEEDFAYMMKGIENGILTEERVNEAVTRILAVKAALGLHKKKQQGTLVPEKEALAVLGCEEHVRFAQECADESVTLVKDTQEMLPISPESHKRLLVFTLGGEEGLFGGADIAPYFISKLEEEGFEVTLFNKSEVDFSAMFGGVKALTDHYDAAVYISNLETHSNQTVVRINWAPPFGADMPWFIQELPTMFISVANPYHLLDVPRVQTFINAYSPSNYVVDALIEKLVGRSSFKGVNPVDPFCGYWDTRL; translated from the coding sequence ATGATTGATTTGAAGGCAAAGCCTTTTCATCTAGATGATGAGGGGATTAAGTGGGTAGAACAAACCTTAGGCTCTCTTGATTTGCCTGGAAAGGTCGGGCAACTGTTTTGTCCGATCGGATTCACCGATGATAAGGCGCAGCTTGCACTTTTGACACAAGGGATTAAGATTGGTGGGATTATGTTCCGTCCCGGGCCCGGAGAGATGGTGCAAGAAACACATCGCTACTTGCAGGATACATCGGATATTCCGCTTCTAATAGCAGCAAATCTTGAAGCAGGGGGGAATGGCTCTGTTGCAGAGGGGACATTCTTCGGCAAGCAGCTGCAGGTAGCGGCGACGGACAATACAGAAATGGCTCGTAAGCTTGGCATCATTGCTGCGCGGGAGGGTGGAGCTGTAGGTTGTAACTGGGCTTTCGCGCCGATTCTCGATATCGACTATAATTTCCGTAACCCTATAACCAATGTTAGAACATTCGGTTCTGATCCGCAGAGAGTAGCTCGTATGAGCAAGGCTTATACCGAAGCGATTCAAGAGCATGGCATGGCCGTATCTATTAAGCACTTCCCTGGAGATGGCGTTGACGAAAGAGATCAGCATTTATTAACCTCTATTAACTCACTTTCAGTGGAAGAGTGGGATGCTACATTTGGAAAAGTATACGCGGATTGTATCGATGCTGGCGCACATACGGTTATGGTAGGGCACATCGCTCATCCAGCCTATTCTAAACAATTACGCTCGGGGATTACAGATTTGGAGATCATGCCTGCAACGTTAGCCCCTGAGCTTTTAAATGATTTGTTGCGCAATAAGCTCGGCTTTAATGGATTGATCACTACAGATGCTACGCCAATGGCGGGGTTCACGATGGCAATGAAACGGGAGCTTGCGGTTCCGTCATCCATAGCTGCGGGTTGTGACATGTTCCTCTTTAACAAGAGTTTAGAAGAAGACTTTGCCTATATGATGAAAGGAATTGAGAATGGCATTCTGACAGAGGAGCGTGTGAATGAAGCAGTGACTCGTATCCTTGCGGTAAAAGCTGCGCTGGGACTTCATAAGAAGAAACAACAAGGAACCTTAGTTCCAGAAAAAGAGGCACTTGCCGTCCTTGGCTGCGAAGAGCATGTACGCTTTGCCCAGGAATGTGCGGATGAGTCAGTTACACTAGTGAAGGATACACAGGAGATGCTTCCCATTAGTCCCGAGAGTCATAAACGTCTACTGGTATTCACACTAGGAGGCGAGGAAGGGTTGTTCGGAGGGGCGGATATTGCTCCCTATTTCATTTCCAAGCTAGAAGAGGAAGGCTTCGAAGTAACGCTATTCAATAAAAGTGAAGTTGATTTCAGTGCAATGTTCGGTGGTGTAAAGGCATTAACGGATCACTACGATGCTGCGGTCTACATCTCAAATTTGGAGACCCATAGTAATCAAACAGTTGTGCGGATTAATTGGGCGCCTCCATTTGGTGCTGACATGCCATGGTTTATTCAGGAACTACCAACGATGTTTATTTCTGTAGCGAATCCATATCACTTGCTCGATGTACCACGCGTGCAGACGTTCATTAATGCCTATTCACCAAGTAATTATGTGGTAGATGCACTTATTGAGAAGCTTGTGGGGCGTTCCTCCTTTAAAGGAGTTAATCCTGTGGATCCGTTTTGTGGCTATTGGGATACACGTCTTTAA
- a CDS encoding glycoside hydrolase family 3 C-terminal domain-containing protein has protein sequence MVPNIQELIAQMTIEEKAGMCSGLDFWQTKAVERLGIPSIMMTDGPHGLRKQKDGNDHLGIFDSVPATCFPAGAGMACSWDRELIKQVGAAIGEECQAENVSILLGPGANIKRSPLCGRNFEYFSEDPYLSSEMAIGHIEGVQSQGVGTSLKHFAANNQEHRRMSVDAIVDERTLREIYLASFESVVKKAQPWTVMCSYNQVNGEYASENPYLLNDILKEEWGHEGFVVSDWGAVNERAKGLAAGLELEMPSSNGDGDQKIIDAIHSGTLSEEALDRAVGRLLSIIFKAVENDKENTSYDPEAHHQLARVAARESMVLLKNEGGLLPLKREGSYAVIGDFARNPRYQGGGSSHIKPTRLDDIYNSLQAEAGSSANLTYSQGYTSDSDEPSLELIEQAVETASQADTAIIFAGLPERYESEGYDRTHLRIPESQIRLIEAVAAAQPNTVVVLSNGSAIEMPWISNVKAVLEGYLGGQALGGAISDLLFGNVSPSGKLAETFPLQLEHNPSYLNFPGEGDTVEYKEGLFVGYRYYDAKRISPLFPFGYGLSYTTFAYSDLSVSSHSLKDTDTLQVSVKVTNTGALQGKEVVQLYVKDILSNVVRPEKELKGFAKVDLQPGETKLVSFTLDSRAFAYYNAKLKDWHVETGEFAILVGASSQEIVLTESVVVESTVPLPKSYSRNSTVGDLMGDPQAAAIIQSMMTQGGEMMPMLQDGSDMMIEMMRNMPLRAMVAFSQGAMTDQGLEELLKHLNSIK, from the coding sequence ATGGTACCTAACATTCAAGAGCTTATTGCACAAATGACTATAGAGGAAAAAGCAGGTATGTGCTCAGGATTAGATTTCTGGCAGACCAAAGCCGTCGAACGACTAGGTATTCCATCCATCATGATGACAGATGGTCCGCATGGTCTGCGTAAGCAAAAAGACGGGAATGACCATTTGGGTATCTTTGATAGTGTACCTGCTACTTGTTTCCCAGCGGGAGCTGGAATGGCTTGTTCGTGGGATCGAGAGCTAATTAAGCAGGTAGGGGCAGCCATTGGGGAAGAGTGTCAAGCAGAAAATGTCTCTATTTTGCTAGGCCCTGGAGCTAATATTAAACGTTCACCTTTATGCGGCCGTAATTTTGAATATTTCTCTGAAGATCCGTATTTATCCTCCGAGATGGCAATAGGCCATATTGAAGGTGTTCAAAGTCAAGGTGTAGGGACTTCTTTAAAACACTTTGCTGCAAACAATCAAGAGCATCGGCGAATGTCCGTAGATGCGATTGTGGATGAGCGTACACTAAGAGAAATTTACTTGGCGAGCTTCGAGAGTGTGGTGAAAAAAGCGCAGCCCTGGACCGTTATGTGCTCTTACAATCAGGTGAACGGAGAATATGCTTCAGAGAATCCGTATTTACTCAATGATATTTTAAAAGAAGAATGGGGACATGAAGGATTCGTTGTTTCTGACTGGGGTGCGGTTAATGAGCGAGCTAAAGGCTTAGCGGCAGGCTTGGAGCTAGAAATGCCGTCAAGTAATGGCGATGGTGATCAGAAGATTATCGATGCTATACACAGCGGGACATTATCTGAAGAAGCACTGGATCGTGCGGTTGGTCGTTTGCTTTCTATTATTTTCAAAGCTGTAGAGAATGACAAAGAAAATACTTCCTATGATCCTGAGGCACATCATCAATTAGCTAGAGTTGCTGCCAGAGAGAGTATGGTACTGCTCAAAAATGAGGGCGGGTTGCTTCCTCTGAAACGTGAAGGCTCATATGCGGTGATTGGTGATTTTGCCCGTAATCCACGGTATCAAGGTGGTGGAAGCTCACATATCAAGCCAACGAGGCTGGATGATATATATAACAGTCTCCAAGCAGAAGCGGGTTCATCTGCGAACTTGACCTATTCTCAAGGTTACACTTCTGATAGCGATGAGCCGAGTCTGGAGCTTATTGAGCAAGCCGTAGAAACCGCTTCGCAAGCGGACACTGCGATTATATTCGCTGGATTGCCGGAGCGCTATGAATCTGAAGGCTACGATCGGACGCATCTTCGTATTCCAGAGAGTCAGATCCGCCTTATCGAAGCAGTCGCGGCTGCTCAGCCTAACACTGTCGTTGTGCTGAGTAACGGATCGGCCATTGAAATGCCTTGGATTAGCAACGTCAAGGCTGTGCTTGAGGGCTATCTAGGCGGGCAAGCGCTTGGTGGTGCTATCTCCGATCTGTTATTCGGAAACGTAAGCCCATCAGGCAAGCTGGCAGAGACCTTCCCTTTGCAACTGGAACATAATCCATCCTATTTAAACTTCCCTGGCGAAGGAGATACCGTTGAATATAAGGAAGGACTGTTTGTAGGATACCGCTACTACGATGCTAAGCGAATTTCACCTTTATTCCCTTTTGGCTATGGTCTCAGTTATACAACATTTGCATACTCCGATCTTTCAGTAAGTTCGCACAGTCTGAAAGATACTGACACGCTACAAGTAAGCGTGAAGGTTACAAATACTGGCGCTCTGCAAGGCAAAGAAGTAGTACAGCTGTATGTGAAAGACATACTCAGTAATGTGGTGCGGCCAGAGAAAGAGTTAAAGGGCTTCGCGAAGGTAGATTTGCAGCCTGGGGAAACGAAGCTGGTGAGCTTTACGCTTGATAGCAGAGCGTTTGCTTATTATAACGCGAAGCTGAAAGACTGGCATGTGGAAACCGGTGAATTCGCAATTTTGGTGGGTGCCTCATCCCAAGAGATCGTACTTACTGAATCTGTGGTTGTTGAATCGACAGTACCCCTTCCTAAATCCTATTCTCGTAATTCGACTGTAGGTGATCTTATGGGAGATCCACAGGCTGCTGCTATTATTCAATCCATGATGACACAAGGTGGTGAGATGATGCCCATGCTTCAGGATGGCTCGGATATGATGATCGAGATGATGCGCAACATGCCGCTCCGTGCAATGGTTGCGTTCAGTCAAGGGGCTATGACAGATCAGGGGCTGGAAGAGCTGCTTAAACATTTGAATTCTATTAAATAA
- a CDS encoding serine hydrolase domain-containing protein, translated as MKKKIISLLMVSLLFVVYFPTNALAADSSKTQTYVNTQKVAAEKAAFLTEKLGTTSLQYALIDGDSIVVSGQAGYSHVESKTAPSNTTMYGIGSTSKMYTTASIMKLVDQGKVDLDAPVVSYLNNFTMEDSRYKQITVRMLLNHSSGLGGSSLSNAFLFNDSDPIAKDNLLATLATQRLKADPGAYSVYCNDGFTMAELIVEKVSGMDFTTFIHQNFTGPLGLEHTKTPVDSVDSSQLASVYNAAYSAALPKETINVIGTGGIYSTAEDLVRFATIFTGGSNGILSEKSVQAMEQEEYKRGMWPKGTDNSFAYGLGWDSVNLYPFNQYDIKALTKGGDTVLYHTSLVVLPEQRMAAAVISSGGASTTDQMLANEILLSALQEKGIVKELKATPTFKASNKENMPEELLSYAGVYADSTQLLKIEISKAGELSISSIMASTLPAQKFSYNTNGEFLDAEGTSKVSFVKESNGRIYLWTQGYGVIPGLGETASTQYAAEKLELNSLSNEVTSAWQQRQGKLYFSVSEKYSSQYYMNMPIAGIAMFPDAPGYMGSNKITGPNKAEMTVQIPTLGGRDLSDIIFETKDGVEYLKVGNQLFIPQDAIKPIYAGPQSLVTIQADGHARWYEIPDTASSKLLTVELPPKGSFAVYDENGMCVNFSTVSGLTQVKLPSNGIIVFVSDVGAKFELTIK; from the coding sequence ATGAAGAAGAAAATAATATCCCTGTTGATGGTATCTCTACTTTTCGTGGTGTATTTTCCTACGAATGCTTTAGCGGCGGATAGTAGTAAAACGCAAACATATGTGAACACTCAGAAGGTGGCGGCGGAGAAGGCAGCATTCTTAACGGAAAAGCTAGGAACGACAAGTCTTCAATATGCTCTTATTGATGGAGATAGTATCGTTGTGAGCGGCCAAGCTGGATACAGCCATGTAGAAAGCAAGACAGCACCAAGCAATACAACGATGTATGGAATTGGCTCGACGAGTAAGATGTATACGACAGCTTCTATTATGAAGCTAGTTGATCAAGGAAAGGTAGATTTGGATGCACCTGTCGTATCTTATCTGAATAATTTTACGATGGAAGATTCACGTTATAAGCAAATCACCGTACGCATGCTGCTGAATCATTCATCAGGTCTTGGTGGCTCGAGCTTATCAAACGCTTTCTTATTCAATGATTCTGATCCTATCGCCAAAGATAATTTACTAGCTACTTTGGCAACACAACGTCTAAAGGCAGATCCAGGCGCCTACTCAGTATATTGTAATGATGGATTTACAATGGCGGAGTTGATTGTTGAGAAGGTTAGCGGAATGGACTTCACTACCTTCATTCATCAAAATTTCACAGGTCCTTTAGGGCTTGAGCATACGAAAACACCAGTAGATAGTGTGGATTCTAGCCAACTGGCAAGTGTCTACAATGCAGCTTACTCAGCGGCTTTACCAAAAGAGACGATTAACGTGATTGGAACAGGTGGGATCTATTCCACCGCTGAAGATTTGGTGCGTTTTGCAACAATTTTTACTGGAGGATCGAATGGGATTCTGTCAGAAAAATCTGTACAAGCGATGGAGCAAGAGGAATATAAACGTGGCATGTGGCCGAAAGGAACAGACAATTCCTTTGCTTATGGTTTAGGCTGGGACAGTGTGAATTTATATCCTTTTAATCAGTACGATATCAAGGCTTTGACGAAGGGGGGAGATACAGTTCTGTATCATACTTCACTTGTCGTGTTGCCCGAACAGCGGATGGCAGCGGCCGTTATATCTTCTGGCGGAGCGAGTACAACCGATCAGATGCTTGCAAACGAAATTTTGCTCAGTGCACTACAAGAAAAGGGAATTGTTAAGGAACTGAAAGCTACTCCTACATTTAAAGCCTCAAACAAAGAGAATATGCCAGAGGAATTGCTAAGCTATGCTGGTGTCTATGCTGATTCTACGCAGCTGCTGAAGATAGAGATAAGTAAAGCTGGGGAATTGAGTATATCTTCGATTATGGCGTCCACGTTGCCAGCTCAGAAATTTTCGTATAATACGAACGGTGAATTTTTAGATGCAGAGGGTACTAGTAAAGTTAGCTTTGTGAAGGAGAGCAATGGTCGTATCTATCTTTGGACACAAGGGTACGGGGTGATTCCAGGACTTGGTGAAACTGCCAGTACTCAATATGCAGCTGAGAAGCTTGAACTGAATTCATTATCCAATGAGGTCACTTCTGCATGGCAGCAGCGTCAAGGGAAATTGTATTTTTCTGTCAGCGAGAAGTATAGCTCACAATATTACATGAATATGCCAATAGCTGGAATTGCTATGTTCCCTGATGCACCGGGCTATATGGGCTCGAATAAAATAACTGGGCCAAATAAAGCAGAAATGACCGTGCAGATTCCAACATTAGGTGGGCGCGATCTTTCGGATATTATTTTTGAGACGAAAGATGGTGTAGAGTATTTAAAGGTTGGCAATCAATTGTTTATTCCACAGGATGCCATTAAACCTATCTATGCTGGACCGCAATCATTGGTAACTATCCAAGCAGATGGACATGCAAGATGGTATGAAATACCTGATACAGCATCAAGTAAGTTGCTGACAGTAGAACTACCACCTAAAGGTTCCTTTGCTGTATATGATGAGAATGGTATGTGTGTGAATTTCTCAACTGTAAGTGGTCTTACGCAAGTTAAACTTCCGAGTAACGGGATAATTGTATTTGTAAGCGATGTGGGTGCGAAGTTCGAATTGACAATCAAATAG
- a CDS encoding MOSC domain-containing protein produces MQSIVGEIREINRYPVKSFAGERLETCMIEPYGMLGDRFCAFYDESKEGWWRYFTARNNPKMLTYQAQFINGEIHVRTSDGRTFGWDDRLLEEIQSQTKTQISMSSVKASHPQPEHPQLLSVDGASILLITDASLKKLEAAWGHSLDQRRFRGNFVVAVNDESLFEGDWIGRRLSIGDVQLQVDSFCERCMVITMDPDSLERDPKLLKKLNQEFELHFGVYASVVKTGEIRIGDKVELME; encoded by the coding sequence GTGCAATCAATCGTTGGTGAAATCCGAGAAATTAATCGCTATCCAGTCAAGTCATTTGCAGGTGAACGATTGGAAACCTGTATGATAGAACCGTATGGAATGCTTGGGGATCGTTTCTGTGCCTTTTATGATGAGTCAAAAGAGGGCTGGTGGCGTTATTTTACGGCTAGAAATAATCCTAAAATGCTTACCTATCAAGCGCAATTCATTAATGGAGAAATCCATGTAAGGACTTCGGATGGACGAACCTTTGGGTGGGATGACCGTTTATTGGAAGAAATCCAAAGCCAAACTAAAACGCAAATTTCCATGTCTAGTGTAAAAGCTTCACATCCACAGCCGGAGCATCCGCAATTGTTATCAGTGGATGGCGCTAGTATTTTGCTCATTACAGATGCCAGCCTAAAGAAGCTAGAAGCTGCTTGGGGACATTCCTTAGATCAGCGGCGGTTTCGTGGAAATTTCGTTGTAGCTGTGAACGATGAATCGCTTTTCGAAGGGGATTGGATCGGGCGGCGGCTCTCCATAGGAGATGTGCAGCTACAGGTAGATAGTTTTTGTGAAAGATGTATGGTCATCACGATGGACCCCGATAGCCTTGAAAGAGACCCTAAACTATTGAAAAAACTAAACCAAGAGTTTGAGCTACACTTCGGAGTGTATGCTTCTGTAGTTAAGACAGGGGAAATCAGAATCGGAGACAAAGTAGAATTAATGGAATAG
- a CDS encoding flavodoxin domain-containing protein, whose product MTVLILYATKSGATEQCAKVLSEELPHSKVCNIETEKPNLEAFDSIILGAGVRDEKIYKAIRDFIKKNKDELLNKKMGYYICNEKPKTTEELIEKNFPDELKKAAICIESFGGYKAYKAPKEGTDQLKGIFVDKIREFSKNFK is encoded by the coding sequence ATGACAGTACTTATTCTATACGCTACAAAATCAGGGGCAACTGAGCAATGCGCAAAGGTATTATCAGAAGAGCTTCCTCATAGTAAGGTCTGTAATATTGAAACAGAGAAGCCAAATCTCGAGGCATTTGATAGCATTATTTTAGGTGCTGGAGTAAGAGATGAGAAAATATATAAAGCGATTCGTGATTTCATCAAAAAGAATAAAGATGAGTTACTAAATAAGAAGATGGGCTACTATATTTGCAACGAGAAACCAAAGACAACTGAGGAATTAATAGAGAAGAATTTTCCGGATGAGCTAAAAAAAGCTGCGATTTGCATCGAATCCTTTGGCGGTTATAAGGCCTATAAGGCACCCAAGGAAGGAACGGATCAGCTCAAAGGGATTTTTGTTGATAAAATAAGAGAATTCTCAAAGAATTTCAAATAA